One Aegilops tauschii subsp. strangulata cultivar AL8/78 chromosome 2, Aet v6.0, whole genome shotgun sequence genomic window, CTGCATCAGGGAATGCGACCTGAAAAGCTCCTCTCGAAACTTCTGCGACAGCGCAAGAGCCTGTTAGTCTGACCAAGTTATCTCAAAGCAGGAAATATATGAATCGGTCGAGTAAAGGCTTGAATTTCAGCGTGCCAAGATCGCCCGTGCAAGTGCTATCTCTGGCACTAATTGTTTGTTGACCCACATTGTCATGGCATTTTCGTCAGAATAGCAGGGAAACATTACACACCACAAGTACAGGTCGTCCTGGATGGCGATATTAAGCTGTATGTACAGTGAGCCATGAAGGCCAGAGCCGGGCCGGCTCAGGTGCGCGCCATCAGTAGTTCCACAGGCTGACCTCGCAGTCGTACTCCTCCTCGATCCACGTCGACGGCCCGGCCATCGGTGGTGGCTCGATGAGCATGCCGTGCGCCATGTCAAGATAGCCCTGCATTTCGAATTCCAGTCCGTCCATGTAGTAGCAAGGAGAGTTTGCGGCGAGCTCCGCGTTCCCCGCGTCTACCGGCGGAGCAGCCGCCGCCTCGGCAGCTGCATTGCGCTGCCCAGGCGCCGGGCGGAACAGCTCGGCCGCCTCGACCGCGGCCCGGCGTATCTCGTCGTGGCCGGCCCCCTGCGGCGGCACCCGGAGCGCGCGCGGCGAGTCCGCGAAGTTGAGGCACGCGGCGCGGCCGCGGAGCGCGACGGCGGCGACGTCGTGCGCGCGAGCCGCCATCACGGCGGTGTCGAAGGTGCCGAGCCATAGCCTCTGCTTCCCGTGCGGCTCGCGCACCTCGCAGACCCACCGGCCGGGGTTCCTGCTGCGCACCCCCTTGTACACCGGGTGCCTCGTCTCCCTGACCTTGGTCCTCCCCGCCCGCCGCTTGGGCGGCGCCGACGACACCGTCATGTACGAGCCCTCCTCCCGGCCGCCGGCCGCCGGAGACTTCGTCCCCGACGACGAGTGGCCGCTGCCGCAGTGCGCCCGCTCCATCAGTGATCAGTTCGTCGTTCGAGATGGATTTGTGCGGTTTTGTTTTGGGAGGCAAAGGAAAGATCTGGCGGCGGTTTATATAGCTACCGCTACGCATTTGATGGGGTAGGAACGCGTGCGGTGCGGGTGCGCTGCTGCAAACGCGGGGTGACACCAGGAGCCAGCCGGAGTGAAGTGAAGGGCGATGTGCGAGCCGGGCCCGCGCGGGACTGCGCTCTCGCGGCCGCGGCGGTTGGTTAGGTGGGGTGTTTCAGATGGTTGTCAGACCAGCTGGAGGCTGCACGGAAGGGGAAAGCGATGGCGACGCGCAGGTGCCCGTTTGTATGCATTTTGGAAAGGGACGCACACGGACCTTCGCATTGGGCCGGCCCAACTCCCCGGAGAGAATCGAATCAGCGACCGCACGGCCACTTCGGCGGATATGATAGGTTACATGTTTTCCCTTATTCTCTTGTTTCTACtttgctttttctttttctttttttccttatttcatgatctTTTTAAATTGATGAAATTTTATAAATGATGGAACTTTTTATTTTTCGATGAATTTTTCTAAAAATCGATGgttcttttaaaaaaaattgatgaacatttttcttcaaaatcgatgaaaatattcattttttgaTGTTTTTTTAAATCAATGAACCTTTTTTCTAATTCGAAGAAATTCTTTTCAAACTCGAtgaaaattttcaatttggatgaaTTTTTCCAAATTCGATGATTTTTTTTCAGTTTATGAACCTTTTTCATATTcaatgaactttttaaaaaaattgatgATTTCTTTCAAAGTCATGAACTTTATTCTATTTTCTGCTTTTTTCCAAATTCATAAACTCTTTTGGAGTTTGCGAGTTTTTCAAGATATattcattttttttaaaaatgAACTTCTTTTGAATTTGTAAAAAAAATGAAtcatgaatttttttgatttgGTGAACTTTTTTTTTTGAATACGTGAAGTTTTTCTACATGTTCGCGAACTTCATTTAAAATCTATGACCATGTTTTCAAATAATTGAAAAATCTAAACGTCACAGTGTAATGCGCAATCAATAGTGCATCTATGTGACTGTTCTCAAAAGGTCCGTGTTGTAAATAGTCACTAGCAGTTAGTTGGTTGAGTGGTTAGTCTCGTTGTATGAAAGCATGAAGACCGCGCAGCCATTTTTTGCGGTGTTTTTTGGCGCTGCCCGGTCGTGGCCGGCCAACCCAGACGCTGCTGCGAGCACCAGTGATGTTGCGCGGCAATGAAGGTGCCGCGATAGCGAAATCACTAATTAGGGAGCACTTTTTCTAAAGGTCAATTTCACCTCCCAGTATCTCTTAAACTGTGTGTCCAAATCTCAAACCATTTTTATTATTAGATTTCATGCGTTGTGATATTCAAAACTAGATTACATGTTGATAAATCTTAGCGAACAATTTTTTACACGAAAAAATCACGCCCCTCGCGGAAGCGAAAAaacattttttatttttgtttctggACGAAAAAAACCAAAAACTCGTGCGAAGAAAATCAAAGATAACGCCCAGAGCGCGATACGTGACGGCTGCTGAGAGTACGCCAAGTGGTGAGCTCTCAGCTCACCCCAAATGATCGTTCAGAAGGCTTTCAAACGAACGCTCCTTGGTTAGTTGCTCCCTCTCAATAAATAGGCCACGACGCGCTGCCATGGGTCTCTCGCTCTTGACGGCGCGTGATGGAGTCTTGTGGGTTACTGGGCTTTGCTTCTATTCGTTTCTAGCTTGTGGAGTTGCTACTGTTTTAGGGGTTGTGTGAAGGGGACGTGTCACATGGGCTGAAAGAAACCTCGCGGTGAGGGACTGCGATTATGTTTCACTAGTAGAATGTTTATGCGTTGCCACAGGCTTTTAAAGTTTTTGCCATAACGCATGTTAAATTGGACATGTTAATGTCAGTTGATATTTTTAAAACATCATCCAAATCCATCACTTCTTATCTCTGACAAACAAAAGTGGAATAAATTTTATACCACATTATACAAGTATATACTGTATAGTATATAAAAACAAATGTGAGACTAACACAACtaattttatttgcaaaaaaactaGGTACCCCTAATTACATACAAATATATTAACATATATAAATGATATTTTATATAATAAACTTGAGAAAAAAATATTTTCACCTACCCATGTTTTTAGTTTACCTACCCTGTCGTACTAGCTTAGCCACTCTCTCATCGCACGTACCTCTCACTCTCTCACCCTCCCACTCCTTTTCTCTGCCACGAGGTCGCCCCCGCCATCCCTCTCCGCCACGGCGTCCCGACCGCCACATCTCCCCACGTGGCATGTCCCTGGCCCCTCCCCTCCATGCTCACCGGCGCCTCCCAACCCCTCCATCGGGATCTCGCCCGCCTTCTTCACTCCCAGCCATGTGTCCGGCTGAGCAGCCGGATCCGACCGCCGTCAAGCCGTGTCGTCGATCTAGCCATCCCAGGCCGATTTCTAGTGCCAACGATGACTTTCAGGATGATTTGCACATCAGGCGAACCGCATCATCGATCTGCCATCCTATGCCGATTTCTGGTGTCAAGGGCGTCGCGTTCCCCCTCCAAGCTGCACGGCGATAGGGCTCTTCCGCCGTCCACTGACTGTCGCTCGCCGCTCCAAGCAGTAGGCACCGACACTGAGAGAGAGTCCGGTTGGGCCTCCACTCCATTAGACGGGTTCATACAAATTTCTTGCAATAGATTAAATGCTTACATTGTTTTTCAAATAGGCATTCGTTTGTTAGCTTATGCTCGTGCGTTGCCACGGGTTGTAAGTTCAAATTATGCAAACATTTCATTGTGTCATCGATAAGAAAAGTGAGATACATAGGTACACTATTTATCCTTGGTATATCTCTCGTTCTTCAAGACCAACGCAACAAGAATACGAACCTTGGTCTATTAGTGCTCCCCGCCTCTCCAACCATTAAAATACTGCTCCTTGTTATCTTGGTTTTCTACGTTCCTTACCAAATCTGGTGGTGTCCTGTCGGATCTTGCACATCCACCTCCCGTCCGCTCGTCTCCGACCGGTGAGAGGCATTGCCACATTGGTAGTTGGTCAGGTTCTGGCTGATTGTCTGGTCATCGGCCGCGATGGGTTTTGTCCCCGGTGGCTGATGCGTGTTTCCCATATGGCCCCTCCTCATTGGTCTGCGTGACGGCCGGCCTGGTGGTGTTGGGCCGGTGGCCTGTTCTCCATATGGCCCTTCCCCTTCGGCCTGGGTCACGGCCGGTCCGGTGGTGTTGGGCTGGTGGCCTCGGTGTTCGGTGACATTGCGCCCAGGCCCATGCAAGTGTTGTTGTCTCAAGGCTGGTGACTGTCTCTTCTCCGCGGTGTCGTGCTTTTAGTCTTTGTTGTCGTTCTGATGATAGTTGTTTCCTGGGTCGTGTTTTTTGGCTCTTGCAACAGATTGTTCTCGCTGCCATGCGTTGTGTGGTGCTCTTGTCATGTGTCTCTTGTATGGTTATGAAAGAAGATACAACTCCTTGTATGATTCGAAAAATAATCAAGCACTAAATTAAAGTCCATTGAATTGTTGCTTTCTTATGCTATTTTCACAAATATATTGATATCCCGTTATAGTTGCTACAGTCTACAGTCAAATATATGGTCTCCTATTGTGGTCATATAGTAAACAATCTACATGTCTCAATCTCTCTCTTTCTTTGTATAAGTAGGAATACCTCAGGAAAAAAACAGTAGAAATCTCCACAAATATACAAACACTGCTTAGTTTGGTGTGCTGTTGTATGTCCCAATACTTAAGGGCTGCAAGGTCATGTGCCCTCTCATCATTATCTTCAGTAACATATAGCTTCCTATAATGCCAAAATGAAGATTAAATTG contains:
- the LOC109775332 gene encoding dehydration-responsive element-binding protein 1E; amino-acid sequence: MERAHCGSGHSSSGTKSPAAGGREEGSYMTVSSAPPKRRAGRTKVRETRHPVYKGVRSRNPGRWVCEVREPHGKQRLWLGTFDTAVMAARAHDVAAVALRGRAACLNFADSPRALRVPPQGAGHDEIRRAAVEAAELFRPAPGQRNAAAEAAAAPPVDAGNAELAANSPCYYMDGLEFEMQGYLDMAHGMLIEPPPMAGPSTWIEEEYDCEVSLWNY